A segment of the Agarivorans albus genome:
TTTAGCTAAATCAGCCGCATGAGCAGCGATCTTGTAAGCAATCATGCCTTGCTTCACGTCTTCTTTGTTAGGTAAACCTAAGTGTTCTTTAGGGGTTACGTAACACAACATAGCACAACCAAACCAACCGATCATTGCAGCACCAATGCCCGATGAAAAGTGATCGTAACCAGGAGAGATGTCGGTGATTAATGGACCAAGCGTGTAGAACGGTGCTTCATGACACTCTTCTAATTGCTTCTCCATGTTCTCTTTAATCATTTGCATTGGCACGTGGCCAGGGCCTTCGATAATCACTTGAACATCGTATTCCCAAGCCACTTTGGTTAGCTCACCTAAGGTTTCTAGCTCAGCAAATTGTGCTTCATCGTTGGCGTCGGCAATCGAGCCAGGACGCATGCCATCACCTAGCGACAGTGATACATCGTAGGCGGCACAAATTTCACAAATCTCGCGAAAACGCTCATACAAGAAGCTTTCTCTATGGTGGGCTAAACACCACTTAGCCATAATTGAGCCACCACGCGATACAATGCCAGTAACTCGCTTAGCGGTCATTGGCACGTAACGCAGCAATACACCTGCGTGAATCGTGAAGTAATCCACCCCTTGCTCCGCTTGCTCAATCAGCGTGTCACGGAACACTTCCCAAGTAAGGTCTTCGGCAACGCCGTTTACTTTTTCTAAGGCTTGGTAGATAGGCACAGTACCAATTGGCACAGGAGAGTTACGAATCACCCATTCGCGGGTTTCGTGAATATAACGGCCAGTAGATAAATCCATTACCGTATCGGCGCCCCAACGGCTTGCCCATACTAGCTTCTCAACTTCTTCTTCAATCGAAGAAGTTACCGCTGAGTTACCAATGTTGGCATTCACCTTAACCAAGAAGTTACGACCAATAATCATTGGCTCGGCTTCAGCGTGGTTAATGTTAGACGGAATAATCGCGCGGCCTCGTGCCACTTCATCACGAACAAACTCACCAGTGATGTGCTCTGGCAATGAGGCACCAAAGGAATGGCCTTTTTGTTGCTCTGCTAACAACTCTTCACGGATTTTGTCGCGGCCCATGTTTTCACGAATAGCAATGTACTCCATCTCTGGGGTAACGATGCCTTGACGAGCGTAGTGCAACTGGGTGACGGTTTTGCCTAATTTAGCTTTACGTGGCGTTGGTAGGTTTTCGAAACGAATATGATCAAGGCCTTCATCTGCCAAGCGTTGCTGCGAGAAGTTAGAGCTTAAACCAGCTAACTCTTCAGTATCACCACGCTCTTCAATCCAAGCTTTACGCAATTGTGGCAAACCTTTATGAACATCTAACTCTGCGTTTTCGTCGGTGTAGATACCCGAAGTGTCGTAAACACGTACCGGCTCGTTAGGCTCAAAGGTAGGTTCTTCTTTGGTGCCGCCAACTAAACTGTCAGACAGGTTAATTTGGCGCATGGCTACTTGGATATCGTCACGACTTCCCTGAATATAGATTTTTTCTGAATTTGGAAAAGGTTGGCCTTGCAGGTTATTAATGTATTGTTCTGCTGCAGCTCGAGTTTCGCGTCTTGACATGACTGGCCTCTAAATAAAAATTTAAGTAATGAGGCTTGTCGGATGTAGGAAAAGTAACCAAATGTTAGACCAAGAGTGCATTTTTACACTAGTAGTAACAGAAGGAATTGATTACTTATCTTGTTCCCTGCGCAGGCATTATCCTGATCAAGTTATACGGATCCCACACAACGTAGCTTAGCTAACCGTGGTCTCAGCCTTTCGGCACTCCGACAAGAGAGCCGAGTATAGGGCCGAAAAAGCCAAACCACAATAGTGATATTAAGAAAGCCAATGATGATATTCGCTATTTTGCTTAAAACTAGGCTAACAGGTTTAGATAGGCATTTGGCGTAAGCCAACAATGGGATTAGAAGAAACTTTGCGGAATATTAAGTACATCACCAGCAGAGACCCGGTCTTCAAGGCTTACTCGCTCGCGCTCATCGGGAGTAGCCCCTTCTGCTTGTATGGTAATTTTGCTTTTACCGGCACGCTCGGTAAAACCACCAGCAAGAGTTATAGCCCGATTTACCGTTAAGCCGGGTTGATAAGGGTAGGCGCCGGGGCGAGCCACTTCACCATTAATAAAAAAGGGCCGGTATTCAACCATGGTCACTTGCACCATTGGGTCAACTAAATAGTCACCCTTTAGGCCATTTTGGATCTGTAACTGCAGCTCGGTGAGGGTAAGGCCACGCACTCTTATTTCACCTAAAAACGGGTAACGAATAAACCCGTCATCAGATAAACGGGTTTCCAAGCTGAGTTCTGGCTCACCGTATACACTCACTCTAAAGCTATCGCCTGCCGCTAAACGGTAGTTGCTCACCGTTTCAGCATGCAAAGAAAAACACAGCACGCCGACTAGTAAAACTAGTCCTTTTTTAAGGCGCGCAATGTGTTTTCGCATAACTTAATCCTTGATCATAAACTCAGTCTCAACTTAAGACTGGTAACTTGCTTATCATAGGTAACGGCCTGAAGCGTAGAATCTTTATCTCTCCATAGCTGCCAAAGTGAAATTTCTAGCCAGCGACGGAATTGATAGCTCACGCCTACCCGCCCTTCATAAATTTTATCTTGCCGTTCTACGCCCACATAATCGTTGTTGTCGTAACCAACCGTAAAGGTTGTAGCTAGGCGATCTTGCCAGTAATGCTCCCAGTCTAGGGTGATGTTGGTATTGTCGATAACATCACCGCCTTGCTCTGGAGCTTTGGCTTGTCGACCACCTTCCACACTAAAAGTAGAGTAGGTGCGAGGCGACCAATCGGCTGCGAGCGACCAACTTAAATCGCTAAACTTTTCACGTTCACCTTCTTTAAAGTCACGCTGTTGCCAACCGATTTTGGCACGACCTTTCGTTTTTCCGGTTATCGCCCAATCTCCACCAACAAAGCCAAGTAAGTCGTTAAAATCGCGACTTGACGTATTTGGTTCGATGGTTTTATAGTCACTTTTTCCGGCTTTAAGCTCAGCCAATAAGCGGGTGGCTGACGACATTCGATAAAAGAAGCGCGCGCTACCGTCAAAAGCATTGCGATCGCGATACTGAGTAACTTCGCGAAAGTTTTGGTAATCCAGCTGACGAGCATTGGCTTCTAGCTCGATCTGCGCGGTAGCGCTTCTGGCACCAAAGCCATATAAACCATGCAGCCAATGCAGGTTATATTGCACGGGTTCGTCAATCACGCCACCGACACCAGAGGAAATACCTTCACCACGTTGGTCGTGGTCGCGACGAAAATCGTAACGCAATTTAGCACGTTGGCGAGCGCTAAACTCCCATTCGCCATTTACCCGTAGGTGGTGGTCTAAAAAGTTGTCTTCAGAGCTGTCGAAGTACTCGCCCCACACCAAGCGATATGCCGCATAATAAGTGCTTTTTTCTTGCTCAGAAATAGCAGCAATGGCTGGCGAGACAATGGTTCCCCAAGAAGAAATTTGGTCCGTATTACTGTTGGTAAGGTTGCTGTCGTATAAACCTAATACTTCAATACTAGGTACAACACCTACTCCGTCTGCACTATACCACTTGGCAGGCTGCATGTTGGCCAAACTAGGGCCTGCAATTGCTAGGGCTGGCAGCAAGATGATCCCTATCTTGCGCATCGATAATCCTCCAAAACGTCTGTAGTTACCTTAGCAAAGGCCAAGGACTAGGCTCAACGCTTTTTATCCACCTTGCGTAGATTAAATGTGAATATTGTGTGTCATTTGGCGATAAGGCTTTAGCGGCTGTTGAACTTTCTAGCTGATTTTCGCGGACAAAACTAATCCGCGAAAAGTCGGCAGCCCCTAGTATTGAAACTGCAAACCAAGGCTAAACAACAAGGCGATGAAAAAACTTAGCTTGGCGGTGAGCTGCAATTGCTTGTCCAATAACTGATGCTGGCGCGCAAGCATCACTGTTTTGGTTACCTTCATTAAGACTAAAGCAGGCAACAAACACAGCCAAGCAAAATTAGCGCTACTTTGCCAAACAATAAAGCTGGCAAATAGCATTAAAGCCAGCGCCACCAATACCAAGTGGTAACGACGGGCATTACGCTCGCCTAAGCGCACCGCCAAGGTGAGCTTTCCAGCAGCTTTATCAGGCGAAAAGTCTCGCAAATTATTAATGTTGAGCACTGCTGTCGCTAGCAAACCATTAGCTGCCGCTATCATCATGACTGGCCAACTCAGGCTCTGAGTATGCAAGTAATAAGAGCCCATTACGCCCAGCAAACCAAAGAACAAAAACACGCTAATATCACCAAAACCACGATAACCGTAAGGTCGAGAGCCCATGGTGTAGGCCATAGCCGCAACAATCGACAGCCCACCCAAGGCGATAAACCCTAACCAAGCCTGCGGATTACTGCCCAAACTTACCGCCAGTAGTGCAATGCCGCTTAACACTGCCAGCAGGGCAACCAGCGTAATCGCCCGAAACATTTGCTGCTTAGTCAACAATCCAGCTTGAATCGCACGAGCGGGGCCCACTCGAGTATCATCATCAACACCACTTACCGCATCGCCATAATCATTGGCTAAATTGGAAAGAATTTGCAGCAATAGGGCCGTTAGCAAAGCCAGCAGCAACACTGGCCAAGCAAAGATTCCCTCAGAATACGCCAGTGCAGAACCTAAAATGATCGACGCGCTCGCTAAAGGCAAGGTGCGTAAACGCGCCGCATGAAGCCATGATTTCAAAGTAATATTCAACATTAAGATAAGAACTTAGCGCCTATTATTGCTCAGCATCAAGGCTGAGCCAAATCTGACTATAAACTTGTAACAAAAACAGCTACATTGAAACGGTGTAATAGAGCAGGAATAGTTAAGGTGAGACTCACTGCTAGCCAGTTTCAAAATGCCATAAACCAGCTTAGGCTCTTGCCGCAGCAGGGTTTTCAGCAGGTTTGTATAAAACTGCCAAAGCTCGATCTTCTCGCCTGGCTTAACCAGCAACAACACACCACCCGCGGTTACTGGAAAAACAAACGCCAGCAACAAGTTGCCTTTGTGGGTGCGGCTAAATCGGTGCTCGACTTAGAACAGCTGCAATCGGTGTGTGACCAATTAGACCCACGCAATAACCAGCTGCGCTTTTATGGCGGCATTGCCTTTGCTCGCCAAAGTGCTCTGTGGTCTAGCTTTCCACATCGCCGCTTTATTCTACCGCGCTTTGAAATACGTTGTGACGGCGAATATACCCGCTTGTTCATCAATGCTAATTTTGAACATCAACCAGAGCTAGAGTATCAGCGCATCGAAAAGGCCTTTGCTGCCTTAAAACCAGTACAAGCCCTGCAACACACGCCACTTAAAGCCCTATCTCGCCAAGACCAACCTAGTCGCGAACAATGGCAGCACTTGGTTAAGCAAGTCACCAGCGAAGATTTTCAACAACACACCGCCAAAGTTGTGTTGTCTCGGCAAACCAATTTGCAACTAAATGCCGAAATAAACGCTTTTTCTTTGCTACAACAATGGCAACAGAAAGAACGTAACTGCTACAGCTTTTTATTTCAGTTTGATGGGGTAACTAGCTTTTTAGGCTGCAGTCCCGAGCGTTTGTATTCTCGTGAAGGCAGCCAATTGGTCAGTGAAGCCTTGGCCGGCACCGCGCCCCGTGGAGAAACTAG
Coding sequences within it:
- the thiC gene encoding phosphomethylpyrimidine synthase ThiC — its product is MSRRETRAAAEQYINNLQGQPFPNSEKIYIQGSRDDIQVAMRQINLSDSLVGGTKEEPTFEPNEPVRVYDTSGIYTDENAELDVHKGLPQLRKAWIEERGDTEELAGLSSNFSQQRLADEGLDHIRFENLPTPRKAKLGKTVTQLHYARQGIVTPEMEYIAIRENMGRDKIREELLAEQQKGHSFGASLPEHITGEFVRDEVARGRAIIPSNINHAEAEPMIIGRNFLVKVNANIGNSAVTSSIEEEVEKLVWASRWGADTVMDLSTGRYIHETREWVIRNSPVPIGTVPIYQALEKVNGVAEDLTWEVFRDTLIEQAEQGVDYFTIHAGVLLRYVPMTAKRVTGIVSRGGSIMAKWCLAHHRESFLYERFREICEICAAYDVSLSLGDGMRPGSIADANDEAQFAELETLGELTKVAWEYDVQVIIEGPGHVPMQMIKENMEKQLEECHEAPFYTLGPLITDISPGYDHFSSGIGAAMIGWFGCAMLCYVTPKEHLGLPNKEDVKQGMIAYKIAAHAADLAKGHTGAQIRDNAMSKARFEFRWEDQFNLALDPDTARAYHDEALPQESAKVAHFCSMCGPKFCSMKISQEVRDYANELEIKMIDEPLADLGFVADGMAEKSAEFRNKGAEIYHSPLRAETSDEV
- a CDS encoding polysaccharide biosynthesis/export family protein, with product MRKHIARLKKGLVLLVGVLCFSLHAETVSNYRLAAGDSFRVSVYGEPELSLETRLSDDGFIRYPFLGEIRVRGLTLTELQLQIQNGLKGDYLVDPMVQVTMVEYRPFFINGEVARPGAYPYQPGLTVNRAITLAGGFTERAGKSKITIQAEGATPDERERVSLEDRVSAGDVLNIPQSFF
- a CDS encoding outer membrane beta-barrel protein, translated to MRKIGIILLPALAIAGPSLANMQPAKWYSADGVGVVPSIEVLGLYDSNLTNSNTDQISSWGTIVSPAIAAISEQEKSTYYAAYRLVWGEYFDSSEDNFLDHHLRVNGEWEFSARQRAKLRYDFRRDHDQRGEGISSGVGGVIDEPVQYNLHWLHGLYGFGARSATAQIELEANARQLDYQNFREVTQYRDRNAFDGSARFFYRMSSATRLLAELKAGKSDYKTIEPNTSSRDFNDLLGFVGGDWAITGKTKGRAKIGWQQRDFKEGEREKFSDLSWSLAADWSPRTYSTFSVEGGRQAKAPEQGGDVIDNTNITLDWEHYWQDRLATTFTVGYDNNDYVGVERQDKIYEGRVGVSYQFRRWLEISLWQLWRDKDSTLQAVTYDKQVTSLKLRLSL
- a CDS encoding 1,4-dihydroxy-2-naphthoate polyprenyltransferase, with amino-acid sequence MKSWLHAARLRTLPLASASIILGSALAYSEGIFAWPVLLLALLTALLLQILSNLANDYGDAVSGVDDDTRVGPARAIQAGLLTKQQMFRAITLVALLAVLSGIALLAVSLGSNPQAWLGFIALGGLSIVAAMAYTMGSRPYGYRGFGDISVFLFFGLLGVMGSYYLHTQSLSWPVMMIAAANGLLATAVLNINNLRDFSPDKAAGKLTLAVRLGERNARRYHLVLVALALMLFASFIVWQSSANFAWLCLLPALVLMKVTKTVMLARQHQLLDKQLQLTAKLSFFIALLFSLGLQFQY
- a CDS encoding isochorismate synthase, with the translated sequence MRLTASQFQNAINQLRLLPQQGFQQVCIKLPKLDLLAWLNQQQHTTRGYWKNKRQQQVAFVGAAKSVLDLEQLQSVCDQLDPRNNQLRFYGGIAFARQSALWSSFPHRRFILPRFEIRCDGEYTRLFINANFEHQPELEYQRIEKAFAALKPVQALQHTPLKALSRQDQPSREQWQHLVKQVTSEDFQQHTAKVVLSRQTNLQLNAEINAFSLLQQWQQKERNCYSFLFQFDGVTSFLGCSPERLYSREGSQLVSEALAGTAPRGETSELDTQLGEQLLEDAKNKLENQLVVDDLTRRLKELSLHVRTLDNLELLKLDRVQHLKRRIQARISPALDDRSLLQALHPTPAVGGLPRSSAVQYILKNEGYARGWYAGAVGWLSGAQSEFSVAIRSALVTPQHLSTFAGAGIVAGSQAEQEWQELNHKIATVLQLVDKDLLLD